The following are encoded in a window of Ricinus communis isolate WT05 ecotype wild-type chromosome 4, ASM1957865v1, whole genome shotgun sequence genomic DNA:
- the LOC8263599 gene encoding protein RGF1 INDUCIBLE TRANSCRIPTION FACTOR 1 isoform X1, with protein sequence MARENRYHSNTSSRRGGNEGDDGGDELMMMNNNNNYNNNNDGDDDDNKNYNNSGSSNKPAWLEGLMAETFFGGCGVHENSRKNEKNIFCLLCCLSICPHCLPSHHSHPLLQVRRYVYHDVVRLGDLEKLIDCSYIQPYTINSAKVIFLNQRPQSRSCKGSANVCFTCDRILQEPFHFCSLSCKVDHLVDQGEDLSAVLYRFDESDFAFSQFEGLRMDGSEIIDEDSHIPPSSILEDQVQFKGSSCSNETMANSGISQEAEVVKRKKKGSGFIPGFVLSLSSRRKGAPHRAPFS encoded by the exons atggCCAGAGAGAATAGGTACCACAGCAACACATCATCAAGAAGAGGTGGAAATGAGGGTGATGATGGCGGTGATGAACTGATGAtgatgaataataataataattataataataataatgatggtgacgatgatgataataaaaattataataacagTGGTAGCAGTAATAAGCCTGCATGGCTTGAAGGATTGATGGCGGAGACATTCTTTGGAGGTTGTGGGGTCCATGAGAATAGCAGGAAGAATGAGAAGAACATCTTTTGCTTGCTCTGTTGCCTTAGTATTTGTCCTCACTGCCTTCCTTCTCATCACTCTCATCCTCTTCTCCAG GTGAGAAGATATGTTTACCATGATGTTGTTAGACTGGGGGATCTTGAGAAGCTTATTGACTGCTCCTATATTCAG CCCTATACTATAAACAGTGCTAAAGTGATATTCTTGAATCAGAGGCCACAGTCAAGGTCTTGTAAGGGCTCTGCCAATGTATGCTTCACTTGTGACAGGATTCTCCAAGAACCATTTCACTTCTGCTCCCTTTCATGCAAG GTTGATCACTTGGTGGATCAAGGGGAGGATCTCTCTGCTGTTCTATACAGATTTGACGAGTCCGATTTCGCTTTTTCACAATTCGAGGGATTGAGGATGGATGGCTCGGAGATCATTGATGAAGACAGTCATATTCCCCCTAGCTCCATTCTAGAGGACCAAGTGCAATTCAAAGGCTCATCATGCTCCAATGAGACCATGGCCAATTCTGGAATTTCACAGGAAGCTGAGGTTgtgaagagaaagaagaaaggaagtgGCTTCATTCCAGGGTTTGTACTCTCATTGAGCAGCAGAAGAAAGGGTGCTCCTCATCGGGCTCCATTTTCTTGA
- the LOC8263599 gene encoding uncharacterized protein LOC8263599 isoform X2: MARENRYHSNTSSRRGGNEGDDGGDELMMMNNNNNYNNNNDGDDDDNKNYNNSGSSNKPAWLEGLMAETFFGGCGVHENSRKNEKNIFCLLCCLSICPHCLPSHHSHPLLQVRRYVYHDVVRLGDLEKLIDCSYIQVDHLVDQGEDLSAVLYRFDESDFAFSQFEGLRMDGSEIIDEDSHIPPSSILEDQVQFKGSSCSNETMANSGISQEAEVVKRKKKGSGFIPGFVLSLSSRRKGAPHRAPFS, encoded by the exons atggCCAGAGAGAATAGGTACCACAGCAACACATCATCAAGAAGAGGTGGAAATGAGGGTGATGATGGCGGTGATGAACTGATGAtgatgaataataataataattataataataataatgatggtgacgatgatgataataaaaattataataacagTGGTAGCAGTAATAAGCCTGCATGGCTTGAAGGATTGATGGCGGAGACATTCTTTGGAGGTTGTGGGGTCCATGAGAATAGCAGGAAGAATGAGAAGAACATCTTTTGCTTGCTCTGTTGCCTTAGTATTTGTCCTCACTGCCTTCCTTCTCATCACTCTCATCCTCTTCTCCAG GTGAGAAGATATGTTTACCATGATGTTGTTAGACTGGGGGATCTTGAGAAGCTTATTGACTGCTCCTATATTCAG GTTGATCACTTGGTGGATCAAGGGGAGGATCTCTCTGCTGTTCTATACAGATTTGACGAGTCCGATTTCGCTTTTTCACAATTCGAGGGATTGAGGATGGATGGCTCGGAGATCATTGATGAAGACAGTCATATTCCCCCTAGCTCCATTCTAGAGGACCAAGTGCAATTCAAAGGCTCATCATGCTCCAATGAGACCATGGCCAATTCTGGAATTTCACAGGAAGCTGAGGTTgtgaagagaaagaagaaaggaagtgGCTTCATTCCAGGGTTTGTACTCTCATTGAGCAGCAGAAGAAAGGGTGCTCCTCATCGGGCTCCATTTTCTTGA